In Maridesulfovibrio sp., a single genomic region encodes these proteins:
- the mrdA gene encoding penicillin-binding protein 2, whose protein sequence is MSLYESKKQEPPKNGLLLLQGLILLLFCIFALRFWYLQIHKGEYFSEQARNNQLRQDSLYAPRGLIRDRNGRLLAVNEPAYALGIVREDCKDLEGTLRTVAEWTGVDLEKIRKTFKKSKRRVKPFEPLILVPNLTFEQVALIEANSLHWPGLEVVVRPRRRYIQGPLLSHVLGYVAEVDEEELEADSDLAVGDYVGKQGLEYVLEKRFRGVKGRRQLEVDATGRRLKERVLTPPAAGEDIDLSIDLDLQELGGKLLEGKSGSVLVMNPDNGQILAFVSAPSYDNNSFTVGLSKKEWETLRDDPRTPLQNRVIQSVYPPGSVFKLTIAGAGLHYGVITPEDTVYCPGFVKLGKYTFRCWKRGGHGETNLEKSLVESCDVYYYKLGMKLGVDRMSEFARKSGYGELTGISLPHEKAGLIPTRAWKRKRFGEIWHPGENLNFAIGQGYTLVTPLQVARTISAIVNGGRLLRPQLLAGEPAEEQGRLPLTDAQRELIRKAMIKTVDGDHGTARRLRRKGVITGGKTGTAQVVKLTDELKKMKDKDIPYKYRDHAWMASFAEKGSKRYVVVCMVEHGLHGGSGAGPVVKAIYDHLFAEEKDAK, encoded by the coding sequence ATGAGCCTGTATGAATCCAAAAAACAGGAACCTCCCAAAAACGGTCTGCTGCTGTTGCAGGGGCTGATTCTTCTGCTTTTCTGCATTTTTGCGTTGCGGTTCTGGTATCTCCAGATTCACAAGGGGGAGTATTTTTCGGAGCAGGCGCGAAACAATCAGTTGCGGCAGGACAGTCTCTATGCCCCTCGCGGTCTTATAAGAGACCGGAACGGCCGGCTTCTTGCCGTTAATGAGCCTGCCTACGCACTGGGTATCGTTCGCGAAGACTGCAAGGATCTGGAAGGAACTTTGCGCACGGTGGCCGAATGGACCGGCGTAGACCTTGAAAAGATCAGGAAGACGTTCAAGAAGTCCAAGCGGCGTGTTAAACCGTTCGAACCCCTCATTCTTGTTCCCAATCTTACATTCGAGCAGGTTGCTCTTATTGAAGCTAATTCACTGCATTGGCCCGGACTTGAGGTTGTTGTGCGTCCGCGGAGAAGATACATTCAGGGCCCTTTGCTTTCTCATGTGCTGGGTTACGTGGCTGAAGTGGATGAAGAAGAGCTTGAAGCCGATTCCGACCTGGCTGTGGGCGATTATGTGGGCAAACAGGGATTGGAATATGTACTTGAGAAGCGCTTCCGCGGGGTCAAGGGACGTCGGCAGCTGGAAGTCGATGCCACCGGGCGGCGTCTGAAGGAACGCGTTCTGACGCCTCCTGCTGCCGGAGAGGACATAGACCTTTCCATCGATCTGGATCTTCAGGAACTCGGCGGGAAGCTTCTTGAAGGCAAATCCGGATCCGTCCTGGTTATGAATCCGGATAACGGACAGATTCTGGCTTTTGTCAGCGCGCCATCCTACGACAACAATTCCTTTACCGTCGGACTGAGCAAGAAGGAATGGGAGACTTTGCGTGATGACCCCAGAACTCCGTTGCAGAACAGGGTCATCCAATCGGTCTATCCTCCGGGTTCGGTCTTCAAGCTTACCATCGCCGGAGCAGGTCTGCACTATGGAGTGATTACTCCCGAGGATACCGTTTACTGCCCCGGATTCGTCAAGCTCGGCAAGTATACGTTCCGGTGCTGGAAACGGGGCGGGCACGGAGAAACAAATCTTGAAAAGTCGCTGGTTGAGTCCTGTGACGTCTATTATTACAAACTGGGAATGAAACTCGGCGTAGACAGGATGAGCGAGTTTGCGCGCAAATCCGGATACGGAGAGCTTACCGGAATATCCCTGCCGCATGAAAAAGCGGGGCTTATCCCTACCCGTGCGTGGAAGCGCAAGAGGTTCGGAGAGATCTGGCATCCCGGTGAAAACCTGAACTTTGCTATCGGCCAGGGGTATACGCTGGTGACTCCGCTGCAGGTGGCCAGGACAATTTCCGCCATTGTCAACGGAGGCAGGTTGCTGCGTCCGCAGCTTCTTGCCGGGGAACCGGCCGAGGAACAGGGGCGGTTGCCGCTTACAGACGCTCAGAGAGAGCTGATTCGCAAGGCCATGATAAAAACAGTTGACGGCGACCACGGGACTGCCCGCAGACTGCGCAGGAAAGGTGTTATAACCGGCGGAAAAACCGGGACCGCACAGGTGGTCAAACTCACCGATGAACTGAAGAAGATGAAGGACAAGGATATCCCCTATAAATACCGGGATCATGCCTGGATGGCCAGCTTTGCGGAAAAAGGATCCAAACGGTACGTGGTGGTCTGCATGGTGGAGCACGGTCTGCACGGCGGGTCCGGGGCCGGTCCTGTGGTCAAGGCCATCTATGATCACCTTTTTGCTGAAGAAAAGGACGCTAAATAA
- a CDS encoding sulfide/dihydroorotate dehydrogenase-like FAD/NAD-binding protein, producing the protein MSNQILTKKALIPGQTSMLVIDCPQIAAKAKPGNFVILRIHEKGERIPLTIADTDPEAGTITIVYLVVGKSSALLESLSEGDSILDVCGPLGKATHIEKSGTVICVGGGTGIAAMHHIAKGHHRAGNHVVAIVGARSKDLLLFCDELGGFCPELLIATDDGSTGHKGFVTDVLRDRLEKDKDVSEVVAIGPVPMMEAVSKVTKPFGVKTTVSLNSIMVDGVGMCGACRCNIGGETKFACVDGPEFDGHKVDFNELKMRLAQYKEQENTSMELFRRDHG; encoded by the coding sequence ATGAGCAATCAAATTCTGACAAAAAAGGCACTAATCCCCGGCCAGACAAGCATGCTGGTCATTGACTGTCCCCAAATTGCCGCCAAGGCAAAACCAGGCAACTTCGTCATTCTGCGCATCCACGAGAAAGGGGAACGAATCCCCCTCACCATAGCGGACACCGACCCGGAAGCCGGCACAATAACCATAGTCTATCTGGTTGTCGGCAAGAGTTCCGCCCTGCTTGAGAGTCTTAGCGAAGGCGACAGCATTCTTGATGTCTGCGGTCCGCTTGGCAAAGCCACACACATAGAAAAATCCGGCACGGTAATCTGCGTGGGCGGCGGAACCGGAATCGCGGCCATGCATCACATAGCCAAGGGCCACCACAGGGCCGGCAACCATGTTGTCGCCATTGTGGGTGCACGCAGCAAGGACCTGCTCCTTTTCTGTGACGAACTCGGCGGATTCTGCCCCGAGCTGCTGATAGCAACAGATGACGGCAGCACCGGGCACAAAGGCTTTGTAACCGATGTTCTGCGCGACAGGCTGGAAAAAGATAAAGACGTATCAGAAGTCGTGGCTATCGGCCCTGTTCCCATGATGGAAGCCGTTTCCAAGGTAACCAAACCGTTCGGCGTAAAAACAACCGTAAGCCTCAACTCCATTATGGTGGACGGCGTAGGCATGTGCGGGGCATGTCGCTGCAATATCGGCGGCGAAACCAAATTCGCATGCGTGGACGGACCCGAGTTCGACGGTCACAAGGTCGACTTCAACGAGCTGAAAATGCGCCTCGCCCAGTACAAGGAGCAGGAAAACACCTCAATGGAACTGTTCAGGAGGGATCATGGTTAA
- the rodA gene encoding rod shape-determining protein RodA has translation MSPVDRRLLTHMNWLLLGLAALLFFVGVLNLYSASGFRLEEGMSVSSFYQKQLIWGLLGFAGMITFMLFDYRHLQTIAWPLFLVTVVLLLAVPLVGKTIYGARRWLDLGFFNFQPSEMAKITILIIGAKVLSRNSDPLNLKNLAYVVGVGIIPAGMVIIQPDLGSGLNILLILGGMILYRGLTPKLFKTLALVGPCIIPVGWLFLHDYQKRRIVSFMNPASDPLGSGYHIIQSEIAIGSGKIWGKGFLGGTQSQLRFLPEKHTDFAIAVFGEEWGFAGAMFLLTMFCVFLYQMVVTARDAKDLFGSYLAAGVFFYFFWQILINMGMVLGLMPVVGIPLPFISYGGSGTVVNLCLVGLVLNVSMRRYVFKQG, from the coding sequence ATGTCTCCCGTTGACAGAAGACTCCTCACCCACATGAACTGGCTTTTGCTGGGACTGGCTGCACTGCTGTTCTTCGTAGGCGTGCTCAACCTGTATTCAGCAAGCGGTTTCAGGCTTGAGGAAGGGATGAGTGTCAGTTCATTTTACCAGAAACAGCTGATCTGGGGACTGCTCGGTTTTGCCGGAATGATCACCTTCATGCTTTTCGATTACCGGCATCTGCAGACCATAGCCTGGCCGTTGTTTCTGGTCACGGTTGTCCTGCTGCTGGCTGTTCCGCTGGTGGGCAAGACCATTTATGGCGCAAGGCGCTGGCTCGATCTCGGATTTTTCAATTTTCAGCCGAGTGAAATGGCGAAGATCACAATTCTTATCATCGGCGCGAAAGTCCTTTCGCGCAACAGTGATCCGCTTAACCTCAAGAATCTGGCCTATGTTGTCGGGGTAGGTATTATCCCGGCCGGTATGGTCATTATTCAACCGGACCTCGGGTCCGGGCTCAACATCCTGCTCATTCTGGGCGGGATGATTCTGTACAGGGGGCTTACGCCCAAGCTGTTCAAAACACTGGCTCTGGTCGGGCCCTGTATCATCCCGGTAGGCTGGCTTTTTCTGCATGACTACCAGAAGCGCAGGATAGTCTCCTTCATGAATCCGGCCAGCGATCCGCTGGGGTCGGGGTACCACATTATCCAGTCCGAAATAGCCATCGGTTCCGGCAAGATCTGGGGTAAGGGATTTCTGGGCGGAACCCAGTCCCAGCTGCGGTTTCTGCCGGAAAAGCATACCGACTTCGCCATAGCCGTTTTCGGAGAGGAGTGGGGTTTTGCCGGGGCCATGTTCCTGCTGACCATGTTCTGTGTGTTTCTTTATCAGATGGTGGTCACTGCGCGGGACGCAAAAGACCTGTTCGGAAGCTACCTTGCGGCAGGCGTGTTCTTTTATTTCTTCTGGCAAATCCTTATCAATATGGGTATGGTCCTCGGACTAATGCCAGTAGTGGGAATTCCCTTGCCCTTCATCAGTTACGGAGGCAGCGGAACCGTTGTAAATCTTTGCCTCGTGGGGCTCGTTCTTAACGTGTCCATGAGGCGTTATGTCTTTAAACAGGGGTAA
- a CDS encoding ATP synthase F0 subunit B — MIDLDISFFIQLANFIITLLVLNLIMFRPIREIIRKRAELMSDQLAKVENFTSLADTKVKDYEAALDSARKEGMDIRNNFKEQGAAQEQTLINEAGKVAAATMKEARAEVAAEKNAAMDVLGGEVEAFAQKVTAKVLG, encoded by the coding sequence ATGATTGATTTAGATATTAGCTTTTTTATCCAGTTAGCGAACTTCATCATCACCCTTCTTGTTCTCAACCTTATCATGTTCCGTCCAATCCGCGAAATCATTCGCAAACGTGCGGAGCTTATGAGCGACCAGTTGGCCAAAGTGGAGAATTTTACTTCACTGGCCGACACAAAGGTTAAGGATTACGAAGCTGCTTTGGATTCCGCCCGCAAAGAAGGCATGGATATCCGGAACAACTTCAAAGAACAGGGCGCTGCTCAGGAACAGACATTGATCAACGAGGCCGGAAAAGTTGCCGCAGCAACTATGAAGGAAGCTCGTGCGGAAGTGGCAGCTGAGAAAAATGCTGCTATGGATGTTCTTGGCGGCGAAGTTGAAGCTTTTGCTCAGAAGGTTACAGCCAAGGTTCTTGGCTAG
- a CDS encoding polymer-forming cytoskeletal protein, which translates to MARDEINAFLGTGTDYQGKLNFQGAVRIDGNFKGEVESEGTLVVGKEASVEGVLKVGQLVLSGKLSGEVFAREKAVLHKTANLQGNLLTPVLVVEEGAVLEGRVTMTSGASESVETETQEIS; encoded by the coding sequence ATGGCAAGAGATGAAATCAATGCTTTTTTAGGTACTGGAACGGATTATCAGGGCAAGCTCAACTTTCAGGGAGCTGTGCGCATTGACGGCAATTTCAAGGGCGAAGTCGAATCCGAAGGGACTCTTGTCGTCGGAAAGGAAGCTTCTGTGGAAGGGGTGCTGAAAGTCGGCCAGCTTGTGCTGAGCGGAAAGCTCTCCGGCGAAGTCTTCGCCAGGGAAAAAGCCGTTCTCCATAAGACCGCCAATCTTCAGGGGAACCTGCTTACCCCGGTGCTGGTCGTGGAGGAAGGAGCTGTTCTTGAAGGGCGGGTAACCATGACTTCGGGGGCTTCGGAATCCGTTGAAACAGAAACTCAAGAAATAAGTTAA
- the lepB gene encoding signal peptidase I yields MNPRWQSTLKEYIEALFIALVLALFIRTFIVQAFKIPSGSMLQTLQIGDHLLVSKFTYGVKVPFTDKVIVPVGDPEYKDIIVFRYPGDPSKDYIKRVIGVPGDTVEIKNKKVFVNGKELNEPYVQYTDSAHVSTLRDNMPARKIPEGEYFVMGDNRDGSNDSRFWGNVPRENILGKAWIIYWSWGGPKTVRWERIGDLIH; encoded by the coding sequence ATGAACCCCAGATGGCAGAGCACTCTCAAAGAGTATATAGAGGCGCTTTTCATCGCGCTTGTGCTGGCCCTTTTTATCAGAACTTTCATTGTGCAGGCGTTCAAGATACCTTCCGGGTCCATGCTGCAGACTCTGCAGATAGGCGATCACCTGCTTGTAAGCAAGTTTACATATGGTGTTAAAGTCCCGTTCACCGACAAGGTTATCGTGCCGGTCGGTGATCCGGAATACAAGGATATTATTGTTTTCAGATATCCCGGTGATCCAAGCAAGGATTACATCAAGAGGGTTATCGGAGTTCCCGGTGACACTGTTGAAATCAAAAACAAGAAAGTTTTTGTAAACGGCAAGGAACTGAACGAACCTTACGTTCAGTATACGGACAGTGCCCATGTTTCAACTCTGCGTGATAATATGCCCGCGCGGAAAATACCCGAAGGCGAATATTTCGTCATGGGTGACAACCGCGACGGTTCCAATGATTCCCGGTTCTGGGGCAACGTGCCCCGCGAGAATATCTTAGGAAAGGCGTGGATAATCTATTGGTCTTGGGGCGGTCCCAAGACCGTCCGCTGGGAGCGCATTGGCGATCTGATCCATTAG
- the gltA gene encoding NADPH-dependent glutamate synthase, with protein sequence MVNKQNFTPTRTPMPEQPADVRNKNFKEVALGYSKEQAMAEAARCLQCKKPMCQKGCPVEIDIKGFIKHLADGDIPSAYRVIKETNSLPAVCGRVCPQENQCEGSCILGKKYEPVAIGRLERFVADTFDSDSACEMITGHTACSLPNDQFKVACIGSGPSSLTVAGYLAARGVPVTVYEALHEIGGVLIYGIPEFRLPKSIVAREVGALWSKGVTFLPNYVGGKTVTVQELFDDGFDAVFIGVGAGLPWFMNIPGENLVGVYSSNEYLTRINLGRAYDFPKYDTPAPKGRNVAVIGGGNVAMDAARTALRLGAENVYITYRRTQEEMPARREELHHAIEEGVQLELLTSPIAINGDENSHVKSMTLQVMELGEPDDSGRRRPVPVEGKTKELEVDMVILAVGTGANPVLLEATPGLELSKRGYIVTDPETGETSIPNVYAGGDIAGGSATVISAMGAGRRAAKSIADKLGV encoded by the coding sequence ATGGTTAACAAGCAGAATTTCACCCCCACCCGCACCCCCATGCCCGAACAGCCTGCGGATGTACGCAACAAGAATTTCAAGGAAGTAGCCCTCGGCTATTCCAAGGAACAGGCCATGGCCGAAGCCGCCCGCTGCCTGCAGTGCAAGAAGCCCATGTGCCAGAAAGGCTGTCCGGTGGAAATCGACATCAAAGGGTTCATCAAGCATCTGGCGGATGGTGATATTCCATCCGCCTACCGGGTCATCAAGGAAACCAACTCCCTTCCCGCTGTCTGCGGCAGAGTCTGTCCGCAGGAAAATCAGTGTGAAGGGTCATGCATACTCGGCAAAAAATACGAACCGGTAGCCATCGGAAGACTTGAAAGGTTTGTCGCAGACACCTTTGACAGCGATTCGGCCTGTGAAATGATCACCGGACACACCGCATGCAGCCTGCCGAACGATCAGTTCAAAGTAGCCTGTATCGGCTCCGGGCCTTCCAGTCTGACTGTTGCCGGATACCTCGCAGCCAGAGGTGTGCCTGTAACCGTGTACGAAGCCCTGCATGAAATCGGCGGCGTACTCATCTACGGCATCCCGGAATTCCGTCTGCCCAAATCAATCGTTGCCCGCGAAGTTGGTGCCCTCTGGTCCAAGGGCGTGACCTTCCTGCCCAACTATGTCGGCGGAAAGACCGTCACCGTGCAGGAACTTTTCGATGACGGCTTCGACGCGGTCTTCATCGGAGTAGGCGCCGGACTGCCGTGGTTCATGAACATCCCCGGCGAGAACCTTGTCGGTGTGTACTCCTCAAACGAATATCTCACCCGCATCAACCTCGGCAGGGCGTACGATTTCCCCAAATACGACACACCGGCCCCCAAAGGACGCAATGTGGCAGTCATCGGCGGCGGAAACGTAGCCATGGACGCGGCCCGCACCGCCCTGCGCCTCGGTGCCGAAAATGTCTACATCACCTACCGCCGTACTCAGGAAGAAATGCCCGCACGACGCGAAGAACTGCATCACGCCATTGAAGAAGGCGTTCAACTGGAACTGCTGACTTCGCCCATCGCCATCAACGGTGATGAGAATTCGCACGTAAAGTCCATGACCCTGCAGGTTATGGAACTTGGCGAACCGGACGATTCCGGCCGCCGCCGTCCGGTTCCTGTGGAAGGCAAGACCAAAGAACTTGAAGTGGATATGGTCATCCTGGCCGTGGGAACCGGAGCCAACCCGGTCCTGCTGGAAGCGACCCCCGGCCTTGAGCTGAGCAAGCGCGGATACATTGTCACCGATCCGGAAACAGGCGAAACCTCCATCCCCAACGTCTACGCCGGCGGAGACATCGCAGGCGGATCGGCAACCGTAATTTCGGCCATGGGCGCCGGACGCCGCGCGGCCAAAAGCATCGCGGACAAACTCGGGGTATAA
- the mreC gene encoding rod shape-determining protein MreC, whose amino-acid sequence MKLKRAAIAVILGLFVCLSLYSWNLRSGQLDRLSGVSGLEAVKWVLWPGEWIHDHAVAFWDRYIYLVGLRELNDKLSSQNSLMRLEIMKLREKAAEAERLRKLLDMDAVDGWETEGTRIIAHRMGPSAALDSVIVAKGSFSGVKSDAPVLTPEGVMGRVVEPGFTASQAMLVTDRNSRISVRGQLNRSAGLLIGNGDGEPLSVKYMKINAPVDEGEILVTSGLAGIFPPGLPVARITSVERSDISLFLKVEAVPLVDMEDTEDVLLLYRTIAQNATSSGNSTVSGNSTATAGE is encoded by the coding sequence GTGAAGCTCAAGCGTGCCGCCATAGCCGTAATCCTCGGCCTTTTCGTCTGCCTCAGTCTTTATTCATGGAACCTGAGGTCCGGGCAGTTGGACCGGTTGTCCGGCGTTTCCGGGCTTGAAGCCGTTAAATGGGTTCTTTGGCCCGGTGAATGGATTCATGATCACGCCGTCGCCTTCTGGGACCGGTATATCTATCTTGTCGGTCTGCGAGAACTTAACGATAAGCTCAGTTCCCAGAACAGTCTCATGCGTCTTGAAATCATGAAGCTGCGGGAGAAAGCCGCGGAAGCCGAGAGGCTCAGGAAGCTTCTGGATATGGATGCCGTAGACGGATGGGAGACAGAGGGAACCAGAATTATTGCCCATAGGATGGGCCCTTCTGCAGCCCTTGATTCAGTCATTGTTGCCAAAGGTTCATTTTCAGGGGTAAAATCCGATGCCCCGGTGCTCACCCCGGAGGGGGTAATGGGCCGGGTGGTGGAGCCCGGTTTCACTGCTTCCCAGGCGATGCTCGTCACCGACCGTAACAGCCGTATTTCCGTACGCGGACAGTTGAACCGTTCCGCAGGGCTGCTCATCGGTAACGGAGACGGCGAGCCTCTGAGCGTGAAATACATGAAGATCAACGCTCCCGTGGATGAGGGCGAGATCCTGGTCACTTCCGGACTTGCCGGGATATTTCCTCCCGGATTGCCGGTTGCCCGCATCACTTCTGTTGAGCGTTCCGACATCTCCCTCTTCCTTAAGGTTGAAGCCGTTCCTCTGGTGGATATGGAGGATACCGAAGATGTTCTCCTGCTGTACAGGACCATCGCTCAGAATGCCACGTCATCCGGAAATTCCACAGTGTCCGGCAACTCCACTGCAACAGCGGGAGAGTGA
- a CDS encoding rod shape-determining protein, with protein sequence MASIFDKILGSFSSDLAIDLGTANTLVYVKGKGVMLSEPSVVAVKRDVNGGSKVLAVGLEAKRMLGRTPGNIVAIRPMKDGVIADFEVTEAMLRHFISKVHNSRRLVRPRIMICVPTGITQVEKRAVKESAQSAGAREVYLIEEPMAAAIGANLPITEPTSNMVVDIGGGTSEIAVISLSGIVYARSVRVGGDKMDEAIMQHVKRKYSMLIGESTAESIKIKIGSAFPLGDELEMEVKGRDLVTGIPQNILITSEEIRKAISEQVDSIVQGVRVALEQTPPELAADIVDRGIVLTGGGALLKGLDHLLSQETHLPITVVDRPLDAVVIGSGRALDEINIYKDVTID encoded by the coding sequence ATGGCTTCGATTTTCGACAAAATACTCGGTTCGTTTTCCAGCGACCTCGCTATCGACCTCGGTACCGCAAACACCCTGGTCTATGTGAAAGGTAAAGGCGTTATGCTCAGTGAGCCCTCCGTGGTCGCGGTCAAGAGGGACGTCAACGGGGGCAGCAAGGTCCTTGCGGTCGGGTTGGAAGCCAAGAGAATGCTTGGCAGGACCCCCGGCAACATTGTTGCCATCAGGCCTATGAAGGACGGCGTTATCGCCGATTTCGAGGTTACTGAGGCAATGCTGCGCCATTTTATTTCAAAAGTGCACAACAGTCGCCGTCTGGTCCGTCCCCGGATCATGATCTGCGTGCCCACCGGTATAACCCAGGTGGAAAAAAGAGCGGTAAAGGAAAGCGCCCAAAGCGCCGGAGCCCGTGAGGTTTATCTCATCGAGGAACCCATGGCCGCGGCAATCGGGGCCAACCTGCCCATTACAGAGCCTACCTCCAACATGGTAGTCGACATCGGCGGCGGAACATCGGAAATCGCAGTTATCTCCCTTTCCGGTATTGTTTACGCCCGGTCAGTGCGTGTGGGCGGCGATAAAATGGACGAAGCCATCATGCAGCATGTTAAGCGCAAATATTCCATGCTGATAGGTGAGTCCACCGCTGAATCCATCAAGATCAAGATCGGTTCCGCTTTTCCGCTGGGAGACGAGTTGGAGATGGAAGTCAAGGGGCGCGATCTGGTTACCGGTATTCCGCAGAACATCCTCATCACTTCCGAGGAAATCAGAAAGGCCATTTCCGAGCAGGTGGATTCCATTGTTCAGGGAGTGCGTGTAGCTCTTGAACAGACTCCTCCGGAACTCGCGGCCGACATTGTTGACCGTGGTATAGTTCTCACCGGTGGCGGCGCTCTGCTCAAGGGGCTTGATCATCTCCTCAGTCAGGAGACGCACCTGCCCATAACCGTGGTGGACCGTCCTCTGGATGCTGTTGTTATCGGTTCCGGCAGGGCTCTGGACGAGATAAATATTTATAAGGACGTAACTATTGATTAA
- the lepA gene encoding translation elongation factor 4, with amino-acid sequence MAKRENIRNFSIIAHIDHGKSTLADRILELTGLVTEREKKAQYLDKMELEQERGITIKAQSVRIPYQASDGREYILNLIDTPGHVDFSYEVSRSLAASEGALLVVDSTQGVEAQTLANVFLALDHDLEIVPVLNKVDLPSADCERVAQEIEEVIGLDCSDPIMISAKTGLNVERVLEAIVTDLPAPEGDPDKPLKALIFDSWYDSYQGVVVLFRILDGTISKGDRIQIYSTGRTFDVTTLGVYTPEAQKVNTLSAGEVGFLCASMKELNDAPVGDTITLAADPVKEPFPGFQEVKPMVFCGLYPIEPAEYEPLKSALEKLQLNDTAFSFEPETSTALGFGFRCGFLGLLHMEIIQERLEREFQAKLIATAPSVVYQATLNNGSVLEIDNPSKMPDAGELESLAEPYCRLEIHVPNEYVGAVLKLCEEKRGIQKDMRYLTSSRVIITYEVPFAEIMYDFFDKLKSHTKGYASLDYEIIDYRESNLVKLDILINADPVDAFSAIVHKDSAYPFGRSLALKLKRAIPRQMFEIVIQAAIGRKIIAKERVAPFRKNVTAKCYGGDITRKRKLLEKQKEGKKRMKKMGNVEIPQEAFMAVLKAGEE; translated from the coding sequence ATGGCAAAAAGAGAAAACATAAGAAATTTCAGCATAATAGCGCATATAGACCACGGTAAGTCCACTCTTGCCGACCGTATCCTGGAACTGACCGGACTGGTCACGGAACGAGAGAAAAAAGCTCAGTATCTGGATAAGATGGAGCTTGAGCAGGAACGCGGAATTACCATCAAGGCGCAGAGTGTGCGTATCCCGTACCAGGCTTCGGACGGCCGGGAATACATCCTTAACCTGATCGATACTCCCGGGCATGTGGACTTCAGCTACGAAGTTTCCCGCAGTCTGGCCGCATCGGAGGGAGCGTTGCTGGTCGTTGACTCCACTCAGGGGGTTGAGGCTCAGACCCTTGCGAACGTTTTTCTGGCTCTGGATCATGACCTTGAGATCGTGCCTGTTCTAAACAAGGTCGATCTTCCCAGTGCCGACTGCGAGCGCGTGGCCCAGGAGATTGAGGAAGTCATCGGTCTGGACTGCTCCGATCCGATTATGATCAGCGCGAAAACCGGTCTCAATGTGGAGCGGGTGCTGGAGGCAATAGTCACGGACCTGCCTGCTCCGGAAGGAGATCCGGATAAGCCGCTCAAAGCCCTTATTTTCGATTCCTGGTATGATTCCTATCAGGGTGTTGTTGTGCTGTTCAGAATTCTGGACGGGACAATCAGTAAGGGTGACAGAATACAGATTTATTCCACCGGAAGGACATTTGACGTGACCACGCTCGGGGTCTACACTCCCGAAGCTCAAAAGGTTAATACGCTGTCCGCAGGGGAGGTCGGGTTTCTGTGCGCCAGCATGAAGGAACTGAACGACGCTCCCGTCGGGGATACGATCACTCTGGCTGCTGATCCGGTCAAGGAACCTTTTCCCGGGTTTCAGGAAGTGAAACCCATGGTTTTCTGCGGGCTTTATCCAATAGAGCCTGCTGAATACGAACCCCTCAAGTCAGCACTGGAAAAGCTTCAGCTCAATGATACTGCCTTCTCTTTTGAGCCGGAGACTTCCACTGCGCTCGGTTTCGGTTTTCGTTGCGGTTTTCTAGGACTGCTGCACATGGAAATCATTCAGGAGCGCCTTGAGCGCGAGTTTCAGGCAAAATTGATTGCCACTGCTCCTTCGGTTGTCTACCAGGCCACGCTCAATAACGGCAGTGTGCTTGAGATCGACAACCCGAGCAAAATGCCTGATGCAGGAGAGCTTGAATCCCTTGCAGAGCCTTATTGCAGGCTGGAGATTCACGTTCCCAACGAATACGTCGGGGCTGTTTTGAAACTCTGCGAGGAAAAACGCGGTATTCAGAAGGATATGCGTTACCTGACCTCGTCAAGGGTCATCATCACATATGAAGTTCCTTTCGCGGAAATCATGTATGACTTTTTTGACAAGCTCAAGTCCCACACCAAGGGATATGCCTCGCTTGATTATGAAATTATTGATTACCGTGAATCGAACCTGGTCAAGCTGGATATTCTGATCAACGCCGACCCGGTGGACGCGTTTTCGGCCATTGTGCATAAGGATTCCGCCTATCCTTTCGGCCGTTCGCTGGCCCTCAAACTCAAACGGGCCATTCCTCGGCAGATGTTTGAAATAGTCATACAGGCGGCCATAGGACGCAAGATCATCGCCAAGGAAAGGGTGGCGCCGTTTCGCAAGAACGTGACCGCGAAGTGTTACGGCGGCGACATCACCCGCAAACGCAAGCTTCTTGAAAAACAGAAGGAAGGTAAAAAACGCATGAAGAAGATGGGGAATGTTGAAATTCCCCAGGAAGCATTCATGGCCGTTTTAAAGGCTGGCGAAGAATAA